Proteins from one Bactrocera neohumeralis isolate Rockhampton chromosome 3, APGP_CSIRO_Bneo_wtdbg2-racon-allhic-juicebox.fasta_v2, whole genome shotgun sequence genomic window:
- the LOC126753463 gene encoding uncharacterized protein LOC126753463 isoform X2 produces the protein MSSEVIALIIINEVLAEEEEQEQKRIRKKRKWCKMWLQNKNEFSNNKLLKTLRETEPKDYKNYMRMSDEVFYDLLLKVKVFIEKEDTIMREAISAENRLAITLRFLATGNSFEDLKFSTAISAQAIGKIVIETCKAIIKVLKDSIKLPKTPEQWMAVADQFYEKSMFPNCLGALDGKHINISRPSNSGSFYFNYKKTFSIVLLAIVDSNSNFLMVDVCRCKWTNFRWRRFRKIEIFQKVEKWKFKFTGTTSSACRRRFTPFCVCVGCGFRFEEKCFKTIWSQQFVRE, from the exons ATGAGTTCGGAAGTTATtgctttaattattataaatgaagTTTTAGCGGAAGAAGAAGAACAGGAGCAAAAAAGAATtcggaaaaaaagaaaatggtgtaaaatgtggttgcaaaataaaaatgaattttcaaataacAAGCTTTTGAAGACGTTGAGAGAAACCGAGCCAAAGGACTACAAGAATTACATGCGCATGAGCGATGAAGTGTTTTATGATCTTCTCttgaaagtgaaagtttttattgaaaaagaagACACAATAATGCGAGAAGCAATTAGTGCAGAGAATCGTTTGGCAATAACTTTACGATTTTTGGCTACGGGAAACTCATTTGAAGACCTAAAATTTTCAACAGCAATATCTGCGCAAGCGATTGGTAAAATTGTAATTGAGACGTGCAAGGCTATTATAAAAGTTCTAAAAGACTCAATTAAG cttCCTAAAACACCTGAGCAATGGATGGCTGTAGCTGATCAATTTTATGAGAAGTCGATGTTTCCCAACTGTCTAGGCGCGCTCGATGgaaagcatataaatatttcacgTCCTTCTAACTCCggttcattttatttcaattataaaaagaCATTCAGTATTGTCTTGTTGGCAATTGTTGACAGCAACTCCAACTTTTTAATGGTAGATGTATGTAGGTGCAAATGGACGAATTTCCGATGGAGGCGTTTTcggaaaatcgaaatttttcaaaaagttgaaaagtgGAAGTTTAAATTTACCGGAACCACAAGCAGTGCTTGCAGACGAAGATTCACTCCCTTTTGTGTTTGTGTCGGATGCGGCTTTCGCTTTGaggaaaaatgttttaaaaccaTTTGGTCACAACAATTTGTCAGAGAATGA
- the LOC126753463 gene encoding uncharacterized protein LOC126753463 isoform X1: MSSEVIALIIINEVLAEEEEQEQKRIRKKRKWCKMWLQNKNEFSNNKLLKTLRETEPKDYKNYMRMSDEVFYDLLLKVKVFIEKEDTIMREAISAENRLAITLRFLATGNSFEDLKFSTAISAQAIGKIVIETCKAIIKVLKDSIKVLPKTPEQWMAVADQFYEKSMFPNCLGALDGKHINISRPSNSGSFYFNYKKTFSIVLLAIVDSNSNFLMVDVCRCKWTNFRWRRFRKIEIFQKVEKWKFKFTGTTSSACRRRFTPFCVCVGCGFRFEEKCFKTIWSQQFVRE, encoded by the exons ATGAGTTCGGAAGTTATtgctttaattattataaatgaagTTTTAGCGGAAGAAGAAGAACAGGAGCAAAAAAGAATtcggaaaaaaagaaaatggtgtaaaatgtggttgcaaaataaaaatgaattttcaaataacAAGCTTTTGAAGACGTTGAGAGAAACCGAGCCAAAGGACTACAAGAATTACATGCGCATGAGCGATGAAGTGTTTTATGATCTTCTCttgaaagtgaaagtttttattgaaaaagaagACACAATAATGCGAGAAGCAATTAGTGCAGAGAATCGTTTGGCAATAACTTTACGATTTTTGGCTACGGGAAACTCATTTGAAGACCTAAAATTTTCAACAGCAATATCTGCGCAAGCGATTGGTAAAATTGTAATTGAGACGTGCAAGGCTATTATAAAAGTTCTAAAAGACTCAATTAAGGTG cttCCTAAAACACCTGAGCAATGGATGGCTGTAGCTGATCAATTTTATGAGAAGTCGATGTTTCCCAACTGTCTAGGCGCGCTCGATGgaaagcatataaatatttcacgTCCTTCTAACTCCggttcattttatttcaattataaaaagaCATTCAGTATTGTCTTGTTGGCAATTGTTGACAGCAACTCCAACTTTTTAATGGTAGATGTATGTAGGTGCAAATGGACGAATTTCCGATGGAGGCGTTTTcggaaaatcgaaatttttcaaaaagttgaaaagtgGAAGTTTAAATTTACCGGAACCACAAGCAGTGCTTGCAGACGAAGATTCACTCCCTTTTGTGTTTGTGTCGGATGCGGCTTTCGCTTTGaggaaaaatgttttaaaaccaTTTGGTCACAACAATTTGTCAGAGAATGA